The genomic DNA TAACCAACTGAGCTACATGCCCAACAACTATTATCTTCTATAAATCTTGATTTCGCCAAAAATTTTATTTTGTTCAACTTTTATCATCTGCCTTTTCACTAATTCTAAGATAGCTAAAAAACTAATAATAATTTCTAATTTAGATTTTGCTTTTTTCATTAAAAAATTAAAATTAAATTTTCTTTTTAACTTCAGAATCCCGTCAATCTCTTTAATTTTATCAGTTAAAGAAATTATTTTTCTTTTTATTTTTTTTCTAATTAAAAGCTCTTTTTCTAGATTTTTAATTAGTAACTGAAAAGAGGTGAAAATTTTTTTGAGGCCGACCTTTTTCGGCGGAATAAAAAGCCTTTCATTTAAGAAAAATTTTTCCCGAGAAAAGGAGTATCGTTTGTGACCCAGAATGTCTTTAATAATTTTTGTTGCCTGTTGATACTCTTTATAAATTTTAAGCTGCTCTTCAAACTTCAAAATTTCTTTCTCCTCTTCTTGAGTCAAATGAGGTAGTAAAATAATCGATTTGAGATATAAAAGTTTAGCCGCTAGGTAGAGAAAGTCCGCTAATTCGTGCAAGGCAACGTCTTTGATTTTGTCTAAATAGTCAATAAATTGATCAGTAATTTTAGCTAAAGAAATTTTAGAAATATCTAATTTTTCTTCCTCAATCAATTTTAAAAGAAGATCAAGTGGTCCGGAAAATTGATCCAATTTAATCTCATACATAAAATAATAAACAATGAATTTCTATATCCTCTACGGTTCGGTTGTCGAAGCAAACTATTTTTTCTTACTGAAATTACCCTGAGTAGGTTTTTCTAGTTTTAGGAAATCTTTTACCTTTAATCTCAAAGAATCAGTATAACTACCAGCATTAATAATCATCTCCTTCGTCTTCAATAAAGCTTTATCAAGATAAAGTGGTACCCTTTTATGAAGTGAAGCAAAAGGAGTAATAGTCCCTGGCTTAATCTTAAAAAAGGTTTTCATTACTCCTTCTTTGGCAATTTCAACTTTCTTTGCTTTGAGTGCTTTTTTTAATTTCTTTAGGTCGGCTAATCTTGAAGCCGGCAAAACTAAAATAGCATAACCTTTCTCGGTTTTAATCACCAAGGTTTTGGCAATCTTATTAATTTTTTCTCGAAGTGTTTGGGCTAAGTCGTAAGCAGTATAAACAGTGCGGTGAACAATCTTTTCAAATTTAACTTTATTTTTCTCAAGATAATTAAGAATTTTTTTAGGGATGGCCATAAAATTTTTAATTTTTAATTTTTAAAGGCAGTTTTTGCCCTTGATTCAAAATTCTTTTTGCTAACTGTCGACCGAAGGTAGTTAGCTTGATTTCTTTAATAAATAATTTATGAGGAGTTTTTTTTGCCACAACAGAAATCAGTTCTTTTTTCA from Patescibacteria group bacterium includes the following:
- a CDS encoding segregation/condensation protein A, whose product is MYEIKLDQFSGPLDLLLKLIEEEKLDISKISLAKITDQFIDYLDKIKDVALHELADFLYLAAKLLYLKSIILLPHLTQEEEKEILKFEEQLKIYKEYQQATKIIKDILGHKRYSFSREKFFLNERLFIPPKKVGLKKIFTSFQLLIKNLEKELLIRKKIKRKIISLTDKIKEIDGILKLKRKFNFNFLMKKAKSKLEIIISFLAILELVKRQMIKVEQNKIFGEIKIYRR
- a CDS encoding YbaK/EbsC family protein, which gives rise to MAIPKKILNYLEKNKVKFEKIVHRTVYTAYDLAQTLREKINKIAKTLVIKTEKGYAILVLPASRLADLKKLKKALKAKKVEIAKEGVMKTFFKIKPGTITPFASLHKRVPLYLDKALLKTKEMIINAGSYTDSLRLKVKDFLKLEKPTQGNFSKKK